Genomic window (Helianthus annuus cultivar XRQ/B chromosome 3, HanXRQr2.0-SUNRISE, whole genome shotgun sequence):
TAGGCTATTTATAAGGTGAAACCTTAATGAAGCCTTTGAagtcttatgacatgttttaccacaagtcctacccacGCGCGCGCAgggggggtgcaaaaaatggaaccggatttagttgaactcgcgtatgcccgcacgtcctgcggacacgaatgcagctccgaaaacccgggcTCGCGGGAGACAGTTTTTGCACTCGAGACTgactaattattttttattaattagtCTTTAAAACGGTTGGTCTTAATGGGTCTTTAACTGAAATGATTTTCAGTTTTAATGAGAATCATTATACTATTCAGTTTCGAAACCGCTGAGCCATTATGTGAGTTAATTCTCTGCAATGATGAGGCATAAGTTTTGAAACCGACTAGCTTTAATTCTCTGCAATGATGAGGCCAGAATCAGTTATGATCTGTGCCTATAAAACCCAATGCAGACGACCTGTTTAAACACACTTCAACAGCTTCTCTCTCTATCTCAGTTTCTGCAACCCAGCTTCTTTTCGTTTCAGGCAAGTGCTCAAGTCCGGCAGTGCGCGGTGCTGCTTAgaaccggcgtaccctgggaacagacgacgaatctgtttaagggaattgtgtcaaacacaaaCCCGGTTCACTCGTTTACTGTTCTTCAATTTTATTACATTCTGTTCAGTTTCTGTTCAATTCTTTGATACAGGTTTTCTAACAGAACTCACACCATCTTTATAGCCTTATAGGGATAAAcacctaagagcattcacatctaaATAACCAAATTatgtgtggtgtttttaaaatataaatggAATGAATGAAACTTGGTGTTTAAAGATAGATGGCATGAAAAGAATGTGGATTCCCATATAGTTTAAAAAAAAGAATCGAAATAagtctcttttttttttctaatccaATTTTTTAAGACAAAGGAGTGTAGAAGATAAAGATGCAGAATATGTGGGATGAAAAGAATACATTCCCCACCCCTCATTCTTGCTGAAATAAAGGAAGGGAAAAAAATCAAGTTCACTCCAAGCAATCATTCTTTTGAAGTTGACCAGACAAGTGAGACTCCTTCTAGAAACCTTTTTATTTGTCCTGTGTTTTGGTGCACCAAAACCAAACGGACCCACTCTCCAACTCCAAGCCCAAGTTTTCTTATATGCGCTTCGGCTCATGCCCCACAAACCACCACCCTTGTCAACTCTTGCCTTCTAGAAACATTCAATCAAATAATTTTAAAGTGAAAACCAAAATTCCTAAAGATTTGAAAACCATCGACTTATATGTGTATTCAAGGACCACTTATTTATTTCTCGGCTAGAAGGGCTACCGGCTAGATTAGTCACTGGTATGACTTCAAACGAATTAAACGTTCAACAAACAATTAATGAACCGTTTGGCGCGAAGCTCGTTTGTatttgttcgtttattaaacaaatagACACAAACAAGAATttttgttcgtttagttaaatgtaCGAACAGGAACAGAagtcgtgttcgttcatttatatTCGTGAACATTTTCGTTTATGTTCtatagttcattagtgttcttagtttttatatttaactGAATTACTACAAAATTCCGATAAATAAAATATACATTTTGTTCATGAACACTTGTTTGTGTTCGTCTATTTTCATCTGTGTTAATGAACATTAGTTGGTGTTCACCAATGTACGTTGCCTAAAAtgaacaaacgaacacaaacacgtTCATTTCCCTAACAAACAAACAGGAACAAAAAAAAATTCAGTAAGTATTTataaacagttcgtgaacacatttatttcttaacaaacacgaacaatgttttgtttatgttcgtttggttcgtttgcagccctactcaCCGAGGTCCaagtttcatttattaaaatagaGCTCCTGGGACTGCCATTATTTAAGTAGCTTATAATATGGAATCCCCATCAACACGCAAACAGAAAAAGACCCCTTGCTCACCCTTCTTTTTCTATATATATCAGTCCCATCCAAAAACCACAACTCGATTCAAACATCCCAAtttctccaaaaccctaattctatAATCGTCCTATCGGAATGATCATCGAAACCCTAACACTAACCACATCGCTCGGGGGACCGTCCCTCATCTTCCTGAATAATAACCGGCTATCGCCGGTTACTTCAACCGGAAAAGCGTATTTCCGGCGTCAGAACCCTTGCAACGCCGTGCTACATGCCGATCCGGCGGTTGATTCGAGTTCTAAAACACGTTTTAGTCTCTACGAAGTTTTAAGAGTTAAACGTGACGCTACGTCTAACGAGATTAAGGCTGCTTACCGGAATTTAGCGAAGGTTTATCATCCGGATTGTTCTGAGATTGAGAAACATGATGACCGGAAGTTTATTGAGATTCATGATGCGTACGCTACGTTGTGTAATCCGGCGGATCGAGCGATGTATGATATGAAACTGAACATACGATCGGCCGTCGGGAAAAGGCGGGGGGTTTGCACATTCCGGCGATGGGAGACTGACCAGTGTTGGTAGAGTtttaagttttgtatatgggacagtttattgtttaaaaataaacaaaaatagaGTAAAAATTGTGTACATTAGTAATGCTTTAACTTAATTTTATTAATAACTACGTCAATTAGTACCAATGCTATACCACTGTCAGCAATCATtaacaccggaaaagctcgtgaaaacaaaataaataaaaacagaatAAAATAACACCGAGCGAAAAACAAACGTAAAAtatttgaatcacgcacgctcgttgcagAGAAATACAGAAAtataaaacaaagaaaaaataactaaatgAATCCAGGACCCACGTGTTGCGATGAACTTGTCAGACGGAGAAAAATAGATATGTTGCGACTGGCCagtaaaattgaaaaaaatatacgaaaaaaatgttgaacctcacacgcatattgcggtgcgttaactcacaaaatttagaacaaaacaaAAAAGTTGGGAAATATGAAAAGCATGGTGGATcaaaactgaaaataaaaaaaattgggttaaattgcaaaagatgaaaagttttggtttaaaagtaaaaaaacataGATTCTAGTTTTGCTAAAAAGAAAAGTTATGGGttaaaatgaaaaaagaaaaaaaaaccgaGCTACATCCGGTGCAACCCTCTTTTAAAGCGAGTCTTCTGTTataaaccgcagacactcatgagtcgctaCGGCCGTCCCATGAATATGGAAACGgtagctacggaagagccacgacTAAGTCATCACAAAGATGATCAAAGCTACTTCAAGGACAACTGTTCCCTAACTTCCTGTGAAGAAAAGTGGCTATAGAACGAATGCGGACGAGTTTCACCAAGATTCCTAACTAACCAAGGTGATCTCATTGAGCAACAAGCCAAGCAATGGTGGTAACAAGTCTACTTATGACCTTGTTTACCTACCAAGTgaccgcatagaataaacaatggtgggcacaagcatgcctatgaccatgtttatttgaccatcgTTCACCTGAACAATTcgcattgttcgaccaaacacgacCAACAATGCAAGACATTTcctcacattgttcgaccaaacatggccaacgaTGCTCAGGAACGAGGTAACTGCAAAGGACGTGCGGCTACTTGAGAGCTAAACTGGAAGAAAACGAACACCCCACAAAGTAGGGATCATCATCACATGTCCAGTTGATAAACATAAAGCATCAGCACGATACCCTCATATTGCATCAGCAACCGCAAAGGGTACGCCTAGGGTTGCGGGCAATGGAGAGTTCGTCCTCATCTTCGGTCACCATCTCAAAGGTTGGTTACGCACACCAACATGTGACAATCATGCTTGATTACATCAGAAAAAGGTAGAGCACACTACCAGAGCCATCAGTCGATGTCAGAGCATCATCCTAAACTTGCTCGCCGGACCGGAAGAGACGTCACATGACTCTATCAGATCTCCGGCTTGATTTACTTGAAGCAGGAGCCACCGGTCaggcctagaatcttctccaaACCGACATCAAATACCCACTAGACCTAATAGTCCAGTATTCCTCCCACCTACAACTTGCATGGGGAAGCAACACttgactggggggacttgaagaggtatggtcccaaatctcgcACCAATGCAGTCGCGAGTGACCATCACCCTTATCAAATACTCTTGCCTGCAAGAACTTATCTGCGTCTGTGCGGACATGCGCGAAAGCGGATGCcgaatccaatcggtcaagtgatgagaagacttaccttgtgtatgaaaatggaTGTCACACATAGCGATGTGGTTTAACACCGCACCCTatgaacattttcgtcacgacaagggatttAGGTAACAACAATAATTACCGCACATGGcaatgcggcttggcaccgcatcctaTAGACATCTTTGTCAAAGCAAGGGACACGGAAACGGCCGCAGTTACCGCGGATAACGATGCGGCCCGGCACCACATTCTATCCAAAgtgcaagtgggactgacaccttAACAGCAAGTGGCACCAATAACAGTCGCCTATCAGCCCACACGTAAGCAACGCTGGCACACAGACTGACTGCCGCAGTGGGACGTGGCGTCACCTCCGTGACCGACAAAcctgacacacctgcaagggGCTGCGCATTATCAGTCTAGCCACTCAATTATCCTCCtacactcctcggctataaataccaatcctggaccaggtttgaggtatcgcttATCAAACTCCCTCACTCatactactatcacacactttgctctcaagcaaattactgattctcacgccggagagtggtaacaaggagcacccccaccccatcctccttgttacgggTCATGGTGTGTTTTCTTGTGTAGGAGACAGATCAGAGGACGatccagccaccgatcctcggaaagaagggattaaccctacttgacgagaccagtgaaaaACCTCccttggttaaccactgtttcatcaatacggtaatgtcacacccccaaaaatccacaagcggagtatcaccgcatggaggcgtgactgaccaggatcaagccaccaaccatattgaacaacataattaaatagataaaaccaaccacaatataattggtgactaaaagaaagtaaccaactttaagttaatagcggaagcatataaagtaaaacccaaacataagtaataagttcataagtttaaatgtttaacatggaactcactagtccatgtcccacaacgatcactcctccctgtgcaagctccataagtacctaacgacctccaaggcatgtaacaacgagtcaacaacaagttgagtgagttcatagttggatgttcgttttaagttgttccAAAAACATAGATTTTCTTTAGCTGGCTTActggccgtgggggttaccccatagttgaagtATGATTAACCAATTCCTTTTTTCCCAAACCataattagtgggggcttccccatgtgaaccactagaccgttaccatatcgacaattgacgaacaatagttgtgccctacgtcaatgtctatcatcattgactaagtgcccagatccattagtacacgcccgtctgaACGACACGGTGTaaggcttgtcaaccctaatagcgctattaactaatgacccgctcgccattggcccggcaattaagtcgatataaaaatgagggacttcatgatagagttttgtctagtaagtttaaggttgttgtcctacccaaggaggacgaacgtacgtatcctacccaaggagaatacgcaggattaatattggcatcctacccatggaggatggcggtacatatcctacccaaggaggatatgtaggttccgttttaattctttaacccattcccaaccaccgggaatcccatgccttgtagaaagtgtgaactcaccttggtttgctcggtaggtaAACAGAAGGTCAATCGAGCTGGTTGAGGctaaccacgtcctaacatggttaccatacaagtcaggtccaggttcaagtagtgcacatatGTTTACACAGAACTAACAAATCAGGAACACGTAATGGTCATGGCATACACATTGCACACACTAAACAGATAAGTTAAACGCATAAAACTCATGGTTGTGCGATCAGGAGGTATTAGGCTGAAGTAACAGTGTAAGCCCAATAACATCCTGTGCGATTGGGTAGTTAAAACCCAAACAACcatccggcccaacatgttgtgcggtcagcacaaccttgtgcggcccacatcatgttgtgcgatccaatgctTACCCGGCCCAGTTTATAAATAAGCCCAATAATATCTACCCAGCCCAATTCATAACCGACATTGATCTTGTGCGGTCCGgatggacttgtgcgatccagttagGTTGTGCGACTGGGtattgggctttgaggcccaacaacataataaaaatccaaaccaTGTGTGTGGggcccaagacttgtgcgatcggcactgtcttgtgcgatccacacgTCTTATGCGATCATGCAGTTCTAAGTTGTACTGTGAGCTTTAAGCAGTTGCACCAAGCTTGTGCGACTGCCTTGTGCGACCAGTCCCTTATGCGATCCAATtaggtcttgtgcgatcaaggGTGGCCTTGTGCGATTAGTTGTCTAATCCCCTAATTTCATGCAGTCGGTTTCAATCATTCAATAGTTTCCTATTTTGCATCAAATCGGTCAAACAATCAAACAGTTTCCAACTTGAATGTGGATCGATCAAACTAAGGTTTTATCCTctaattcataagaaccctaattacaTTCATAGCATAAACATCAACCACATCTTCAAACACATTAACAGATTCATGGCCTTGATTACTAACATGTACTCTAACATAACATCACAACATTCACCCGAATGATAACATATCACAGCCGATTATCATGTATTCGGTTCTTTAACATCATACAATTATCAATTCTACAATGATCTAAATATACTACACATGTGAACCAATTTTTATGAACATCATACCTCATCAATTTTCATTACAATCAAACATATAGATCATAACATCATTTAACACACAACCGGAAATTACAAACACTAACCAGTTGAGAGAGGAATAGGATCGATCCGAGCAAGAGAGCTTCGAGGAAGAGGGGATGTTGTTGCCGTCGGCttcgagaggagagaaagagagaatagggtttgtgtgtgttatgagATTTGCAAATAATGAGGAGTATACACTCTCCTCATGGGTTATGTGTGtaaagggagtgggccgaacccctcATGGGCTGCCCTTGGTTCGAGTGCAAAgagtgtggcccgaatgggcttgtgcgatcggactCATGTTGTGAAATCGACATTtgttacacacacacatatacacataACACATAACAAAATAAAACATACATTCCATTAAAATCACctatcacataatcacatatggTTCAAACAAGTTACATCAATGCACTACgaaaggtttgaaatacgagttgtcacaggtaaattattaccgctcgGTCAGGTATGTGATCAATGACCGATGTGTCCAAAATCCAAATAATCCGTTTTAATCCATTAtacttgataacttaaacattgggggttaatgtgaccgtgtcctggatatcctcggctcactTAATTGCAAGTGGTcatgacctaagcacggggtgtaggcatacacctgacagatgctaatgctatgaaaaaatatttttcttaCCCAATATGGGGAATAAAGTGGTGTGTCAGTTAATCATGTATCGGAGTTTAGTTCTGagccccatatgtattgacaaacatgtatgaaggggtatggtcccagatctcgcgtcagcatcgaccgcgagtgaccattaccctatcaaaacccccactagctaacaacctacttatgcCCATGCGAGAaggcgtcggcacaagggttgaatccaatctatctagtaacgaaggaggacttacatggaacatgagaacggtggagtgatgcgacatagcatcacatctggtgtacgaaaacagaagtattcacagcgatgcggcatcacaccgcatccagtgaacacttctatcaatacaagaaagccttaccttaggcataggagaagatgaacgtaacggtgcggccgacaccgcaccatatgggcattttcgtcacgacaagggatgcaggcaaacagtctccgcggacgacgatgcgactagcaccgcatctcgcgtattccttgatcacaagtaggagacgcggtaacttcagatgttaccgcacgtagcgatgcggcttgcaccgcatcctatgcactctacaagtgggactgacaccacagtgcaagtggcaccaatggcagttacctgtcagagctacgtaagcaatggactgacgtggcgtaacctccataaccgacaagcctgacacacctgcaaaggtgcagcacgtcgtcagtccatccatcatcatcctccttcactcctcggctataaataccaaccccaaaccaggtttgaggtatctcttcacaactctctcactactactactatcttactttgcttctcaagcaaactactgattctcacgccggagagtggtaacaaggagcaccccccaccacatcctccttgttacaagtcacggcttgtttccttgtgcaggagatcaaccaccggtgatccagccagcgatcctcgagaggaagggattaacccttcttgacgagaccagtgtgttaaccctgcccggttaaccattgtttcatcattgacgcccaccgctactcttagcattttctaaaccatcctttttcctctctcacgatcatgactgatcaccaaaacaacactgcggataaccaaaatccgCCATTCCCAcctccggtaggggtcaatgcctcgacctcccaacccggacacatcggcacgtccacacaaaggagtccctcctttatgtttggacatgacttatcacagttcgcatctgtgatcccaccaggcatgaccgTTCATACCTGGTATGAGCAGCATGCAGCCCTGCTGAccgcagcatacaaccgcgcttgtacggaagcgaatatacaagctgggcctaccccagcaccgcacacccctactgagcgtattttacaatacgacggcaggatacattcacgtctggcttcaagaagccgacgtgaTGACCgcggatcgtcttactgttcggtccacaccctcaacgaggacgattcctcatacgggtcccataCCAGAGGACCAGTGCATACgcgccttggcccccatggcgaggacaggaggcggtcaacctcccgacgcggcccaggcattcagagccgattgggcccacaaccatacaccgaagggtacggtcataccgaccctgacgactgTACCTACCGCGGGGATTCacatgacaccagcagcagaccgggaggacgcaactatgttcctcccagtcacccccacaacacatacctcagggcggcaaagcgccctgcgaacgagccatataggccaaaggcagcggccgaaaattccaagttcggcacgcggattgccaacgcccatgtcaccacgacaaagttcccattcaacgttgggaaatacagtggttcgaccgacccggacgaccacatgaacatcttcatgggcgcgggcatcaacggccagtgggatgaacccacctGGTGTAATTTCTTCctccagacccttacgggcctggccagggcatggttcgattctttgccagtgggatcactggattcattcgaggacttgcgtaccaagttcctcgcccattttagccagcagcgacgccacgaacgtgatgcgttggacgtcatgaacatctggcgaagggacgacgaatccctcgaggcattcgtcgtccgttacaataaagagtgcctggagataggtgacgtagcagaccagatggcacgaaaccacttcatccgggctgtcaaagacagagagatgatcatgaccatctctggcaaggagggcttgcccaaaaaatgggaggatgtcatgaccgcggtcaagacatacgcccagacacagcggtcactcgaaccgcatgtgGCAAAGGCAAAGCCCCAAGCTGAAacgtcccaccaagggtccaagcgtaacaataaacgcaaccgggacgctGGAAATCGTGATATTTCCAAACCGTACttcccgcgaaccaacacgttcgacccaaggaactacaaacccgcccgagacagtcgggcatcaaagaaagattctcgggaccgcaactggaccgagatcaccatgtcgccaagtgaggtcctc
Coding sequences:
- the LOC110929776 gene encoding chaperone protein dnaJ 11, chloroplastic, with the translated sequence MIIETLTLTTSLGGPSLIFLNNNRLSPVTSTGKAYFRRQNPCNAVLHADPAVDSSSKTRFSLYEVLRVKRDATSNEIKAAYRNLAKVYHPDCSEIEKHDDRKFIEIHDAYATLCNPADRAMYDMKLNIRSAVGKRRGVCTFRRWETDQCW